A genomic segment from Phragmites australis chromosome 6, lpPhrAust1.1, whole genome shotgun sequence encodes:
- the LOC133922509 gene encoding pentatricopeptide repeat-containing protein At1g80270, mitochondrial-like: MVIRLKNASLRFLRDVVCRVSSQVLPAGYSEDVHPLIRRFCLARTGRHTNIKVDDKFSYQGAADLPRGNSDHDGEPSHDIHAMRKEFRKHGHKKRHGTKANNSVPRVSQKGCYHVKKLPGRAFQPYIFQIVLDTPRNVLRTVLDKWMEDGNHLERNEVLLVLFHLRKQLLYNKALQFMEWIERRKLLNFEERDYACHLDLIARNHGIEAAQKYIERVPKPFRNEVLYETLLVNCVCLTDIQKAEQVFKEIRDLFLPLTISVCNQMILLYKRVARNKVVDILMLMEKENIKPSPFTYRLLINLKGQSNDISGMELVLNMMKDNGVEPDFATQTMVAKFYISGGLTEKAEEVIRAMEVYIKDKRHAIRSLLDLYAVLGRPDDVARIWKLCTEPKLEDFLAAIEAWGKLGRIEQVEETFEALLKTSPKLTSKYYNAMLKVYAGNELLAKGKEFLERMCFSGCPNGPLTWDALVKLYVNSGELEKANSFLLNVTEENPDRNPLFGSYIILLKAYAEKGDVRNAEMIFDRLKKIRYPGRTPPYGFLLEAYVNAEVTPHGFRERMRADNVCPSKPVIEQLKRLDNLQKGAETIE; this comes from the exons ATGGTGATTCG gTTGAAGAATGCTTCTTTGAGATTTTTGCGAGACGTCGTCTGCCGGGTGTCGTCCCAAGTTCTTCCGGCTGGGTATTCAGAAGATGTTCACCCTTTGATTCGGAGGTTTTGCTTGGCGCGTACTGGAAGACACACCAACATCAAAGTTGATGACAAGTTCTCATATCAGGGTGCAGCTGATCTGCCCCGTGGCAACTCTGATCATGATGGTGAGCCCAGTCATGACATCCATGCAATGAGGAAAGAATTCAGGAAACATGGACACAAGAAACGGCATGGAACAAAAGCTAATAATTCAGTGCCTAGGGTTTCTCAGAAGGGTTGCTATCATGTAAAGAAATTGCCAGGCAGAGCCTTCCAACCTTACATTTTCCAGATCGTATTGGACACTCCTAGGAATGTTCTTAGAACCGTGCTTGATAAATGGATGGAAGACGGTAACCATCTGGAAAGAAATGAAGTCCTGCTGGTTTTGTTCCATCTCAGGAAGCAGCTGCTGTACAACAAGGCTTTGCAG TTCATGGAGTGGATTGAAAGAAGAAAACTACTAAATTTTGAAGAACGTGATTATGCTTGTCATCTTGATTTGATAGCACGGAACCATGGTATTGAAGCTGCTCAAAAATACATCGAGAGGGTCCCAAAACCCTTCAGGAATGAGGTGCTCTATGAAACTCTACTTGTTAACTGTGTGTGTCTGACTGATATCCAGAAGGCAGAACAAGTCTTCAAGGAAATAAGGGACCTCTTTTTACCTTTAACTATCTCTGTTTGCAACCAAATGATATTGCTGTACAAGAGGGTTGCTCGCAATAAGGTAGTTGACATTCTTATGTTGATGGAAAAGGAAAATATAAAGCCTTCCCCCTTTACATACAGGCTCCTAATTAACTTGAAAGGGCAGTCAAATGACATATCAGGCATGGAGTTGGTCTTAAATATGATGAAGGACAATGGTGTTGAGCCAGATTTTGCCACACAAACAATGGTTGCTAAATTCTACATATCAGGTGGGCTCACAGAGAAAGCAGAGGAGGTCATCAGAGCTATGGAAGTATATATAAAAGATAAACGTCATGCCATCAGATCTCTTCTTGACCTTTATGCTGTTCTTGGCAGGCCAGATGATGTAGCAAGAATATGGAAGTTGTGCACCGAACCAAAGTTGGAAGACTTCTTGGCTGCGATTGAGGCATGGGGTAAACTTGGACGTATTGAACAGGTGGAAGAGACCTTCGAAGCGCTGCTAAAGACATCACCTAAGCTCACTTCCAAGTACTATAATGCCATGCTGAAGGTGTATGCAGGAAATGAACTCCTGGCCAAGGGCAAAGAGTTTTTAGAGAGGATGTGTTTCAGTGGGTGCCCAAACGGCCCTCTAACCTGGGATGCACTTGTTAAGCTTTATGTGAATTCAGGTGAGTTGGAGAAAGCCAACTCATTTTTATTGAATGTGACAGAAGAAAATCCTGACAGAAATCCCCTTTTCGGTTCATACATAATTTTACTGAAGGCATATGCAGAAAAGGGTGATGTCCGTAATGCTGAGATGATATTTGATAGGCTGAAGAAGATCAGGTACCCAGGAAGGACACCGCCTTATGGTTTCTTACTTGAAGCTTATGTCAATGCCGAGGTTACACCCCACGGATTCCGAGAGAGGATGAGAGCTGACAATGTGTGCCCGAGCAAGCCAGTGATAGAACAATTGAAGCGTCTCGACAACTTGCAGAAAGGAGCAGAAACGATAGAgtga
- the LOC133920676 gene encoding uncharacterized protein LOC133920676, whose product MASTRARTLAALLACVLLVRFAEGSAAPAPAGSSVFGCNPVTDKTCRPEGLGEDGASGVKLPTVPGSGVDVDGDGEEDELPSFDTHLSILGHGH is encoded by the coding sequence ATGGCGTCCACGCGTGCGCGTACCCTCGCCGCGTTGCTCGCGTGCGTGCTGCTCGTCAGGTTCGCCGAGGGCAGCGCGGCGCCCGCCCCAGCCGGCAGCTCCGTCTTCGGGTGCAACCCGGTCACGGACAAGACGTGCCGGCCGGAGGGCCTAGGGGAGGACGGGGCCTCCGGCGTGAAGCTGCCGACCGTGCCGGGCAGCGGCGTCGacgtcgacggcgacggcgaagaAGACGAGCTGCCCTCGTTCGACACCCACCTCAGCATCCTTGGCCATGGCCATTGA
- the LOC133920677 gene encoding uncharacterized protein LOC133920677 yields the protein MPGSLRSASPDAGDIDAALALEEIAGGGADCIGALACGRRLPEPRLRLTVRKLDDSCFDVEIARSAAVWELKAAIEDLFFALYDDAERTISWQHVWSHFCLCFKDEKLTDDKATLRAFGIRDGDELHFTQHLSVDYNPCKSLSKNHNAASHRRSTTSLDDFSCSPRTLLDDLNEDEGEMFTDTRRSTSVLEDLCVYEYNEERMEESRKKRSFFRGWFYYSRLRSSRRTHAEDTVPSSCEKKNTQPKLGKWLSSKSLKTRCN from the exons ATGCCGGGCAGCCTCCGCTCGGCGTCCCCCGACGCTGGCGACATTGACGCCGCCCTCGCCCTCGAGGAgatcgccggcggcggcgcggactGCATTGGTGCGCTCGCCtgcggccgccgcctccccgagCCGCGCCTCCGCCTCACCGTCCGCAAGCTCGACGATTCATGCTTCG ACGTTGAAATCGCGAGGTCGGCCGCGGTGTGGGAGCTCAAGGCGGCCATCGAGGACTTGTTCTTCGCCCTCTACGACGACGCCGAGAGGACCATCTCTTG GCAGCACGTATGGAGTCACTTCTGCTTATGCTTCAAGGACGAGAAACTGACGGATGACAAGGCAACATTGCGTGCGTTTGGTATAAGAGATGGCGATGAG CTTCATTTTACCCAGCATCTCTCTGTTGACTACAACCCATGCAAGAGTCTTTCCAAAAACCACAATGCAGCATCTCACAGAAG GTCAACGACTTCATTGGATGATTTCAGTTGCAGCCCAAGGACTTTGTTGGATGATCTCAACGAAGATGAGGGTGAGATGTTTACTGATACCAGGCGTTCTACTAGTGTCTTAGAAGATCTTTGTGTTTATGAGTACAATGAGGAGCGCATGGAAGAAAGTCGCAAGAAAAGAAGTTTCTTTCGTGGTTGGTTCTACTATTCTAGATTGAGGAGTAGCAGGAGGACGCACGCAGAAGACACTGTGCCATCATCTTGTGAGAAGAAAAATACTCAACCGAAACTGGGGAAGTGGTTGTCTTCAAAAAGTTTGAAGACACGGTGCAACTGA
- the LOC133922508 gene encoding small ribosomal subunit protein bS21c-like, whose protein sequence is MAAPAATSLLSTLLQLPLPLFSGRSSPPSVVHVARRAPTAVLAAKGYNVQILVDENEGEESIFRRFRREVMRAGVLQEIKRRRRYESKKDEKKRKAREAGRRNRRRRMMDEPRFPEEDAGAAARARDEDNDNWEVDGIL, encoded by the exons ATGGCCGCCCCCGCCGCAACCTCCCTGCTGAGCACGCTGCTCCAGCTGCCCCTGCCCCTGTTCTCGGggaggagctcgccgccgtcGGTGGTGCACGTGGCCCGGCGGGCGCCGACGGCGGTGTTGGCCGCGAAGGGGTACAATGTGCAGATCCTCGTGGACGAGAACGAGGGGGAGGAGTCCATCTTCCGGCGGTTCCGGCGGGAGGTGATGCGCGCCGGCGTGCTGCAGGAGATCAAGCGCCGCCGGAGGTACGAGAGCAAGAAGGACGAGAAGAAGCGCAAGGCTCGCGAGGCCGGCCGCCGCAACCGCCGCAG GCGTATGATGGATGAGCCAAGGTTCCCAGAAGAAGATGCAGGGGCAGCCGCTAGGGCTAGGGACGAGGACAATGACAACTGGGAGGTTGACGGTATCCTGTGA